TCTTTGTAGGTCAGCGAATAGATCAGCAGGAAACCCGCGGTGGCCTGTTCGGTCTGGATGCCGAGGGTCAGTACGGCCTGGGGCATGCGCGCTTCGGCACGCTTGAGGCGGTTCTGCACGTCGACCTGGGCCAGCTCCGGGTCGGTGCCCGGCTGGAAGGTCACGGTGATCTCGGCGATACCGTTGGCGTTGCTGGTGGACTCGAAGTACAGCAGGTTCTTGGCGCCGTTGAGCTCTTCCTCGATCACGCTGGTGACCGAGTCGGTCAGCACCTGGGCCGACGCGCCCGGGTAGGTGGCGGTGACGGTGATCTGTGGCGGTGCCACGTTGGGGTACTGCGCCACCGGCAGGAAGGGGATGGCCAGCAGACCGCCCATGGTGATGAACAGCGCGACCACCCAGGCGAAGTTCGGGCGCCGGATAAAAAACAAGGACATGTCGATGCTCCGGCTTATTGCGCCTGGGAAGGGGTGTCGGTCTGGGCGTCAGCGCCGGGGCGGCGTGGTACCACCTTGGCGCCGGGGCGGATGGCCGACAGCGAGCTGGTGATCACCTGGTCACCGGCCTTCAGGCCGTCGGTGATCTGCCAGCGGCCGCCCTGCATGGCGCCGGTGGTGACCGGCCGTGCTTCCACGGTATCGTCGGCGCCGAGCAGCATCACGCTGGCCTTGCCGTCGGCGGCGCGCTGCACGGCGCGCTGCGGCACCAGAATGGCGTCCTGATCGAGCCCCTGGGGCGTGCTCACGCGCACGTACATACCCGGCAGCAACACGCCCTGGGGGTTGTCGAAGCGTCCGCGCAGGGCGATCTGCCCGGTGCTGCGATCCACCGAGATGTCGGTGAACAGCAGGGTGCCCTGGCTCTGGATATCGGTGCCGTCGACGCGCAGCGACAGGGTCTTGTCGCCATCGCCGGAGACCTTGCCGTCGGCGATGGCAGCGCGCAGGCGCAGGGCATCGGCAGCCGGCTGGCTGAAGTCGGCATACACCGGGTCGAGTTGCTGGATACGGGCGAGCAGGGTGGTCTCGCCCTGGCCGACCAGCGCGCCCTCGGTGACCTGGGCACGGCCGATGCGCCCGGCGATGGGCGCGCGCACCTGGGCGTAACCCAGGTCGAGCTTGGCGGTTTCCACGTTGGCCTGGGCCGAGCGCTTGTCGGCCTGGGCACTGCGCAGGGTGGCGCGGGCCACGTCGAAGTCCTGCTGGCTGACCGCGTTGATCTTCACCAGCGGCTCGTAGCGCTTGAGCGTGGCCTGGGCCTGGAACAGCTGCGCATCGGCGCGGGCCAGCTCGCCCTCGGCGCGCGACAACGCGGCCTTGAACGGCGCGGGGTCGATCTGGAACAGCAGGTCGCCGGCCTTGACGTCGGCGCCTTCCTCGAAGGTGCGCTTGAGCACGATACCGGCGACCCGGGCACGTACCTCGGCGACGCGCACGGGTTCGATACGCCCCGGCAATTCGGCCACCACGGTGAAGGGCTCGGTCTTGATGGTAAGGACATCCACCTCGCGAGGCGGCGCTTCGCCCCAGCCCTGTTCGCCTTTGTCACAGCCGGCCAGGCCGATGACGATTGCAAGGGTGATAGCCGATACGACGTGACGGGTGCGAATCCTGCTCATGCTTCACCTGGGGCGATGCCCAATCCAGTTAGTCCTTGAAAGGCGCGAATGGTCGTTTATAGGTGCATGTGAGTCAATATTGTCTCATTTGCATTTTTTGTGTCTAAAATTGCCGGTCCTTTTGAACGCCCAGAATTTTCCTGCACAATGGCGCGGCCGTGCCGCTGAGCCCCGAGAAGAATGTAGTGATGCCAAGACCTGTCGCTGAAGAAAAACTGCTCAAAGCCCTGGCCGTGGCCATGGTCGAGCACCCGCGCGGCACCTTCAAGGAAATCGCCCAGGCGGCAGGTGTGAGCAAGGCGACCCTGAATCGCTACTGCGGCACCCGCGACAACCTGATCGAAATGCTCTTCGATTATGGCTCCGAAGTGATGAACCAGGTCATCGCCGAGGCCGACCTGCAGCATGCGCCGGTGCCCGAAGCCTTGCAACGCCTGGTGGACGGGCATCTGGTGCACCGCGACCTGCTGGTTTTCCTGATGTTCCAGTGGCGCCCGGACTCCCTGCACGAGTGCGGCGAGCAAGCGCGCTGGCTGCCGTACACCAATGCGCTGGATCAGTACTTCCTGCGCGGTCAGCAGGAGGGTGCCTTTCGCATCGACATCGGCGCGCCGGTGCTGACCGAGCTGTTCGCTTCGCTGCTGTTCGGCCTGGTCGACGGCGAACGCCGTGGGCGGGTGGCGCGGGCCAGCATGGGTCCGTCGCTGCAGACGTTCTTCATGCAGGGTGCGGCCACCTGAGGGCCCCGGTCACGGCCGGCAGCCGGCAGACGAGCGCGCCGGGTCGGAGGGCTGGTAGTATGCGGCTCATGTCGTGGCCCTGAGCCGGATTACGCAGAGGGACGCTGCGCCTCGCGGAGAAACCAAGCATGAATGTACAAGTGATCGAGCGTGACGGTGAACCGGAGTACGCGGTCGTGCCGTGGGCCGATTATCAGGCGCTGCTCCAGGCTGCCGGCCAGAGTGCCGTGACACCGGCGGCTCAGGCGGAAGTCGATGCCCCGAAAGCTTTGACCGAGCTGAGCGCGTTGCGCGAGGCCAAGGGCCTGAGCCGTGATGAGCTGGCGCGGGCGGTGGGTATCAGCCCCCATTACCTGGGCATGATCGAAAGCGGTGAGCGCCAGCCCGATGCGGCCATTCTGCGGGCCTTGGCCTGGGTGCTCGGCATCTCGGGTTGGCAGGCATGAGCGTGCGCATCAGCCGGGCCCACTGGGAGGCGCTGCTCGCGGCCCTCGACGATGCCCGGCGCCAGCGCCACCTGCTGACCTATCGCGCGCTGATCGAACGCCTGTCACTGCCGGCGCCCGCCATGCAGACCCTCACCGCCGCGCTGGAACACCTGGCCGCCCTGGATGCGCGTAGCGATCGCCCGCTGCGCAGCGCCCTGGTGATCAGTCAGGGCGCCAGCCGCCTGCCACGCACCGGCTTCTTCGAGTGCGTATCACGCCTGGGCCGCTTCGACGGCGCACCCGACGGCGTCGCCGCCGCGTCCTGGCATGCCTCGGAAGTGGCCCGGGTGTTCGAGTTCGATTATCCCGCCGAGGCCTGAGGGGGGCGTTCCTGCAGCGTATGGGTGTCGATCACGTGCAGGCTGTAACCCGGTATCGCCTTGGCCTGGCGCTTGGCTTCGGAGGCCAGGCCGGCCAACTCGCTGGCGTCCAGCTGCGGGCAATGCTGTGGGTGCAGGTGGACCACGCCGAGCGACAGTGACAGCAGCGGGAACTCCTCGCGCTGGCCCTGGCGGTTGTGGCTGATGAAGCAGCCAGCGTCCAGGTGTTCTTCCAGGTAGAAGCGCCGGCACTGCGCCTGGAAGTCCTCCAGCAACTGATTGAGGCGGGCACGCCAGTCCCGCGAGCCGAACACCAGCAGGAAATCATCACCGCCGATATGACCGACGAAATCCCGGCTGGGGTCGATGCGCTCGTTCAGACAGTGGGCCAGGCACAGCAGCACCTCATCGCCCTTGGCGTAGCCGTACAGGTCGTTGAAGGGTTTGAAGCTGTCGACGTCGACGTAGCAGACCGCCGCTTCGCGGTTCTGCTGCAGCAGGCGCGCCAGGCACTGCTGAATCGGCACGTTGCCCGGCAGCAGGGTCAGTGGGTTGGCATAGCGGGCCTGCTGGATCTTCAGTTCGGTGATCAGCTTGAGTACGTCGATCACCCGACCCAGACCCTGATAGCAGCCATCGACGGTGATCACGAAATCCTCTTCCATGCGCTGGCGGGCGCGGCTGGTCAGCAGACGGCTGACCTGTTGCAGCGACTGGGTGATCTCCACCGCCAGGAAATCGTTGCTCATCAGGCGGCTGATCGGCTTGCGCGCGTACAGCTCGGTGGCGAAGGGCTTGAGCAGCACGTCCGACAGCGAATGACGGTGCACGATGCCCACCGGGCGCTGCTCGTCGTCGAGCACCGCCAGGGAATTGAGGTTGGCCTGGGCGCGAAACGCCTCCAGCACGTCGGCGGTGGGTGTGGAAACGCAGACCGCCAGCTGTTCGTTGAGCAGGGCGGTGAGGTCGGTGCCTTCCTCACCCAGCGGCGTAGGCGCCTGGCCGACGGCAGGCAGCATCTTGCGGGCGTCGGTGGGGGGCGCTTCCTGGGGACGGCAGAGCAGGTAGCCCTGGAGCAGGTCGACGCCCATCTCGCAGAGCACGGCGAGCTCTTCCTCGAGTTCGATGCCTTCGGCGATCACCTTGGAGCGCGAGGCCTTGGCCATTTGCAGGATGGAACCGACGAACTCGCGTTTCACCGCATCACGGTGGATGCCGTCGATGAAGTGGCGATCGATCTTCACGTAGTCGGGGCGCAGTTCCGACCAGAGGCGCAGGCTGGAATAACCAGCGCCCAGGTCGTCCAGGGCGATGGAAAAGCCCATGTCGCGGTAATGGTGCAGGGCGGTGTCGAGCAGGTAGAAATCGTCGGTGGGTGATTGCTCGGTCAGTTCGATGACCACCCGGCTGGGGGCGATGCCGTAGGTCTGCAGCAATTGCAGGGTGCGGCCGGGTTGGTGATTGGCGTCGAGCAGCGAATCCGGCGAGACGTTGAGAAACAGCAAGCCATCGAGTTGCTGCTCGCTGAAACGGCGGCAGGCGCTCTTGCGGCAGGCCAGCTCCAGCTCGCTGAGCAGGCCGGTCTGGCGGGCCGCGGCAAACAGGGTCAGCGGCGAGTGCAGGGGGCTGTTGGACGGGCCGCGGGTCAGCGCTTCGTAGCCGAGGATGCGTCGTTCGGCGACCGACACGATGGGCTGGAACAGGCTATGCAGATCACCGTGGGCGAGGATCTGGCCCAGCGAGCTCAACTGTTCGGTGACGGTCATGGCGAATCTCTATGCGAATCGGGTGGCGGGAGATGGCTATTGGCCATGATGAGGCGTCCCGCTAGATGAGCATGATTTGACTACAGAATGATGACCGATTGATGAATGGGGCGGGCGTCAGAAGTGAATGGATGGTTTTTCTGGCACTGCCGGCAATCGTTCAGGCAATAAAAAAGGGCGTCGTAGTCGCGACGCCCTTCGGGTTACCGCTGGCCGGTGATCACTGCTTGGCCAGGCGGGTGTTGAGCTTGAGGTAATCGATAAGGATGTGGCCGGTTTCCGTCAGGTAGGCGTCGTCTTCCGGCTTGGTCTTCTTGTCTTCCTCGGCCTGGGCCAGCACGTCGTCCTCGTCTTCCTTCTTCAGCTCCTTGAGCGGCTCTTCGCCCTTGGCGCTGCGCCGGGCGTTCTCGATCGCCAACTGGCGTTTCTCGATGTCGGCCTGCTGGGCGCGGCGCTTGGCTTCGTTGAGGCTGACGGTCTTCTCGGCCATCAGCTCGCGGGACAGAGCCAGGCGTTCGCGGGCGAAGTTGAAGTCCGGGTTGTCCGCGGTGCGGGCGTCGTAGCGGTTCTTCAATTCGGTGAGGAACGGCTTGATCGGATCCAGCTCCGGCTTGATCGCCGGGCGGATGCTGTCCCAGGGCATGGCCTCGGGCAGCGCGCTTTCGCCGATTTCCTTGTTGTCCATCACGTCCGGGTAGGCGATGTCCGGGACCACACCGCGGTGCTGGGTGCTCTGCCCGGAAACCCGGTAGAACTTGGCCAGGGTCAGCTTCAGCTCGCCATGGTTGAGGGGCTGGATGGTCTGCACGGTGCCCTTGCCGAAGGTCTGGCCACCGAGGATCAGTGCGCGGTGGTAGTCCTGCATGGCGCCGGCGAAAATCTCCGACGCCGAGGCGGACAGGCGGTTGACCAGCACGGCCATCGGGCCTTTGTAGAAGGCGCCATCCTGCTCGTCGGCCAGCACGTCGACACGGCCATCGCTGTTACGCACCAGCACGGTCGGGCCCTTGTCGATGAACAGGCCGGTCAGTTCGGTGGCTTCCTGCAGGGAACCGCCGCCGTTGTTGCGCAGGTCGATGACGATCCCCTCGACCTTCTCGGCCTGCAGTTCGGTGATCAGCTTCTTGACGTCGCGGGTGGTGCTCTTGTAATCCGGGTCGCCGGCACGGAAGGCCTTGAAGTCCAGGTAGAACGCCGGGATTTCGATCACGCCCAGCTTGTAGGCGCGGCCACCCTGATCGACCTCGAGGACGGATTTCTTGGCCGCCTGCTCTTCGAGCTTCACCGCCTCGCGGGTGATGCTGACGACCCTGCTGGTCATGTCGTTCGGCGCATTGCTGGCCGGAATCACTTCCAGGCGCACGCGCGAGCCTTTCGGACCGCGGATCAGCTTGACCACTTCATCGAGACGCCAGCCGATCACGTCGACGATCTCGTCGTCGCCCTGGCCAACCCCGACGATCTTGTCGGCAGGCGAGATCTGCTTGCTCTTCTCGGCCGGGCCGGCGGGTACCAGGCGCACTACCTTGACGTGCTCGTTGTCGCTCTGCAACACGGCGCCGATGCCCTCGAGGGACAGGCTCATGTTGATGTCGAAGTTTTCCGCGCTGTCCGGCGACAGGTAGTTGGTGTGCGGATCGTAGGTCATGGCGAAGGCGTTGATGTAGGCCTGGAACACGTCCTCGCTGCGGGTCTGCTGCAGGCGCGCCTGCTGCGCCTTGTAGCGCTTGGTGAGCAGCTCCTGGATCGCCTTGGGTTCCTTGCCGGCCAGCTTCAGGCGCAGCACTTCGTCCTTCAGGCGTTTGCGCCACAGGTCGTCGAGTTCGGCGACGTCCCTGGCCCAGGGGGCTTTTTCGCGATCGACCAGGAGGCTCTCGTCAACCGTGAAGTCGATCTTGTCGACGCCCTTGGCCAGCAGCCCCTGCACGTAGTTCAGACGGTCCTGCTGGCGTTCGAGATGGCGCTTGTAGATATGGAAGCCGGGTTCCAGGTCGCCCTTCTTCAGGAGGTCGTCGAACTTGTCCTTCCAGCGGTCGAATTCGGCGATGTCGGCGGCGGTGAAATAGCTGCGCGCCGGGTCGAGCATTTTCAGGTAACCCTGATAGATCTTTTCCGAGCGGGCGTCGTCCAACGGGGGCTTGCTGTAGTGATGGCGCTGCAGCAATTCGACCACGTTGAGGCTGGCGATCACCTGATCACGATCAGGCTGCAGGTACTCCCACGAGTCGGCCTGGGTGGTTTTGGCCGCAAGGGGCAAGGCGCCCAGCCCGAGAACGAGGGCCAGGGTAGCGCTGATAAAGGATCGCTTCATGCTGATTCGACGTGGGGACAGTTGATAACGCATATTAGGCCGTCTTTGAGGGCGCCAGGTTCCATCGGCGCAATGCAAAGGCCCGTCGCTGAGCGACGGGCCAGGTTCAAATGCACTATGGAGGCACCGTGAAAGCATTGCAAGGCGTTGAAGGGCAGGTGGAATGGGTCGATCGACCCACGCTTGCCTGTGATGTAGGGGAAGTGCGCATTCGTGTGGCGGCAGCGGGCCTGAACCGCGCCGACCTGTTGCAGCGGGCCGGCAATTACCCGCCACCACCGGGTGCCAGCGACACGCTGGGCCTGGAGTGTGCGGGCATCGTCAGTGAAGTGGGGCCGGGTTGTGACGACTGGCAGGTGGGCGATCGCGTCTGTGCCCTGCTGGCCGGCGGCGGCGTGGCCGAAGAGGTGGTGGTCGATGCCCGCCATGTGCTGCCGGTGCCGGAAGGCTTGTCGCTGCACGAGGCCGCGGGGCTGCCCGAGGTGTACGCCACCGCCTGGCTCAACCTGTTCCAGCTGGCCTGTCTGAAGCCCGGCGAGAAGGTGCTGCTGCATGCCGGCGCCAGTGGCGTCGGCTCGGCGGCCATCCAGCTGTGCAAGGCGTTCGGCAGCAGCTGCTGGGTGACCGTCGGCTCCCAGGAACGCCTCGCGTACTGCGAAAGCCTGGGCGCCAACGGCGGCGCGATTCGTGACAAGGACGGCCTCAAGGTGCCCGATGATTTCGGCCCCTTCGAGGTCATCCTCGACCCGGTTGGCGCCAACTACGCGGCGCTTAACCTCAAGCTGCTGGCGCGCGATGGGCGTTGGGTGAACATCGGCCTGATGGGCGGGCGCAAGGCCGAGATCGACATGGCCCAGGTGCTCGGCAAGCGCATCCAGCTGATCGGCTCGACGCTGCGCAACCGCGACGAGCTGTTCAAGGCCGAACTGTTGCGTGACCTGCGCCAGCACGTCTGGCCGCTGTTCAGCGAGGGGCGACTCAAGCCGCAACTGGCCCGCACCTTCCCGATTGCCGAGGCCCACGAAGCCTACGCCACCCTGGAAGGTAACCAGGTCAACGGCAAGCTGGTACTGGTCATCGACGACAGCCTGAGCTGAGGTCCGCCGGCGAGCGGCCACGGTGGTGGACGCTCGCGGTTTTCCGCAGCGGGTCGGCAGCAAGGCGCGATGATCAGACGGCGCGGGTCACGCCGCCATCCACCCGGATGTTCTGGGCAGTGATGTAGGCGGCTCCCTCGGAGGCCAGAAAGGCGATGGTCGCCGCGACTTCCTCGCTGCTGCCATAGCGTTGCAGCGGCACGCTGGCGCGGCGCGCTTCGGTGGCCGGCAAGCTGTCTATCCAGCCCGGCAATACGTTGTTCATGCGGATATTATCGCGGGCATGGGTGTCGGCGAAGATCTTCGTGAACGACGCCAGGCCGGCGCGAAACACCGCCGAGGTCGGGAACAGCTCACTGGGCTCGAATGTCCAGGCGCTGGAGATATTGATGATCACCCCAGACTTCTGCCCCTGCATGACGGGCGTCACCAGGCGGGTGGGGCGAATCACGTTAAGCAGGTAGGTATCCAGGCCGCGGTGCCAGTCTTCGTCGCTGATATCCAGAATCGGTGCCCGTGGGCCGTGGCCGGCGCTGTTGACCAGCAGGTCGATGCGCCCCCAGCGCGCCAGCGTGCCTTCGACCAGCCTACCGAGATCCTCGCTGGACTGGTTGCTGCCAGTCACTCCGAAGCCGCCCAGCTCTTCCGCCAGCGCCTCGCCCTTGCCGGAAGAGGAGAGGATGGCGACCTTGAAACCGTCGGTGGCCAGGCGGCGTGCGGCTGCGGCGCCCATGCCGCTGCCGGCAGCCGTGATGATTGCTACTTTTTCTACAGGCATCGTATTGTCTCCTCAAATGCAGTTGTATGTCCTTTGAGGCTAACAGCGGGCCTGGCCAGGCAGAGAGGCAGCCCTGGCACCCTTAATCAGTAGAAAAACTACAGTCATGTCGGAAGAGTTCGGTCACTTGCCATCGCTCAATGCCCTGCGGGTGTTCGAGGTGGTGGCGCGGCATCTGAATTTTCGCCTGGCCGCCGATGAGCTGGGCGTTACCCAGAGCGCGGTGGCGCAGCAGGTGCGAGCCCTGGAAGCCGATCTGTCAGTCAAGCTCTTCGAGCGGCAGGCGCGTGGTCTGGCGCTGACCGAGAGCGGCAGAGGCTACAGCCAGAGCGTGCGCCGGGCTTTTGAGCAGATCGCTGACGCCACCCGGGCGTTGCGGCCGGCGCCCTCGTACCTGACGATCAGCGTGACGCCGACATTTGCCTCGAAATGGCTGATTCCGCGACTGCCGGATTTCTCTGCGCGCTACCCGGACGTCGACCTGAAAATCCTCGCCAGTGAGCGGCTTTCCAGCTTTCACAACGATGGGGTGGATATGGCCGTGCGTTATGGCTGCCCGCCGTTCGGCCCTGGCCTGCACGCCGAGCTGTTGCTGGAACAGGCGATTGTCGCCGTGGTGAGCCCAGGCTTGCTCGAGCGCTTGGGCGCCCCGGGCGATCTGCAGACCTTGGCGCGTTATCCCTTGCTGCATGACGCCCACAACCTCTGGCCGCGGTTTCTCGATCTGCTGTTCCCCGACGCGCTGCAGGCCTCTGCCAGAAGCGTGCGCTTCAACCAGACGTCACTGGCCATCGAGGCGGCAGTCGCGGGTCAGGGCATTGCCTTGGCCAATCGTTTTTTTGTCACCCGGGACATTCAGGCCGGGCGTCTGATCAACCCCTTTGACGCCACGTTGCGGGACGACCGCGGGTTCTATCTGCTCGGCCCGCGGCGAGTCAGACAGCAGGCACCCTTCGCGGTGGTTCGTGACTGGCTGCTGGCGCAGACTCATGACGATCTTCGATGACCGCGTCTTCAATTCCCGGCTTATCTGCCCAATGGGCGAGACCCCCAGGCCTGTGGCACACTTGAGCGCCAGTGAAAACGGGTTGTGAAGCGACGTGTGTCGCTCACCCGTGCACCGGTGCCGCCGGCCCTTTGCCGCGGTCTGCCAGGCAATCGCCGACAACAAGAGGAAGCAGCGTGCATAACGTCGTCATCAGCGGTACGGGCCTTTATACCCCGGCCAACAGCATCTCCAACGACGAGTTGGTGGCGTCCTTCAATGCCTATGTGCAGCAGTTCAACGCGGACAACGCCGCGGCCATCGAGCGCGGCGAGATCGAGGCGCTGAGCGAGTCGAACAGCGCCTTTATCGAGAAAGCCTCGGGCATCAAGAGCCGTTTCGTGATCGACAAGCAGGGCATCCTCGACCCGCAACGCATGGTGCCGTCCATCCCCGAGCGCGATAACGAGCAGTGGGGCATTCTTTGTGAGATGGCGGTGGCGGCCGCCGAAGAGGCGCTGGCCCGTGCCGGCAAGACTGCCGCTGATATCGACGGGGTGATCGTCGCCTGTTCCAACCTGCAGCGCGCCTATCCGGCGGTGGCCATCGAAGTGCAGGCGGCGCTGGGTATCCAGGGCTTCGGCTTCGACATGAACGTGGCCTGTTCCTCGGCGACCTTCGGCATCCAGGCGGCGGCCAATAGCATTCAGCTCGGCCAGGCGCGGGCGATCCTGATGGTCAACCCGGAGATCTGCACCGGGCACCTGAACTTCCGCGACCGTGACAGCCATTTCATCTTTGGCGATGCGGCCACGGCGGTGATTCTGGAACGCGCGGATCTGGCGACCTCGGAGCATCAGTTGGAGATCCTCGGCACCAAGCTGCTGACCCAGTTTTCCAACAATATCCGCAACAACTTCGGCTTTCTCAACCGCGCCGCCGACGAGGCAGGTGCAGTGGCCGAAGGCCGGCTGTTCGTGCAGGAAGGGCGCAAGGTGTTCAAGGAAGTCTGCCCGATGGTCGCCGAGCTGATCGCCGCCCACCTGCAGGAGAACGGCCTGGATGTGGCCGATGTGAAGCGCTTCTGGCTGCACCAGGCCAACCTCAACATGAACCAGCTGATCGCCCGCAAGCTGCTCGGCCGTGACCCGGAGGCCCATGAGGCGCCGGTGATTCTCGACACCTACGCCAATACCAGTTCGGCCGGCTCGGTGATTGCCTTGCACAAGCATCAGGATGATCTGCCGGCAGGTACCCTGGGTGTGCTCAGCTCGTTTGGCGCCGGTTATTCGATCGGTAGCGTGATTCTGCGCAAGCGTTGATCGTGTGGGGAGGGGCTGCTGGGTTTACCAGCGCTGAGGAGGAGCTCCCGCCGGTGGCAGGAGCCCGGTTCATCACTTACGGCTTGGCCCATTTCAGAAAGGCGCTGCGGCTTTCCGGAGTCAGCAAATTCCACATTTGCTGCAGGGTGGTCAGGGTGGCGTCGTTGTGCGGCAGGGCTGCGGCCTGGGCCGGCGCGGGGTGCAGCGCCACCGGCTGTGCGGCTTGTGCCGGAGCACTGCCCAACGGGGCGACGGTGGTGGGCTGAGCGGCGATTTCGCTGGTGCCCATCAGGGCCGCGAGTGCCGAAACGTTGCGATTGCCCTGTTGGGCCTGTTCACGTTCACCGGTACGGGTGTTCACCGCCCAGGCCTTGAATTCATCTTCGAACTTCTTGGCTTCGGCCAGGTTCTCCGGGCGGTCGAACTCCAGGCGCCAGACGTCGCCCGCTTTGCCATCGATGGCGAAGATGGCGGTGCGGCCGCGAACTATTTCATGGCTGATGCCACCGGCAACGTCGAAACCGTACTTGTAGAAGGCCTGGATCTGATAGGCACCCGGCTGCAGCAGCAGCTGCTTGTCGTCCAGGTTGTAGGCGGCATTGGCCGCCGTATAGGGCTGGCCGTTGATGCTGCGGATTTCCAGTTCGCCGGGTACCACGACTGTCAGCACTTCGCTCTGCGGCTGAGGTGCACCGGGATACAGCTGAACTTTGGGCTGCTGGGCACAAGCGGCCAGTAGACCGGCCAGGGCGATAACGAGCAAGCGGCGCATGAAAACTCCTAGGGGCGAAGACCCGCCGATGTCCGGCGGTGTCGGGATGGTTACATTTCGAAAACGAGAATAAGACGGGTAGGTGTCAGTTAAATGACAAGCCGGGCTGTCCTCAGAGAACAGCCCGGCTAGTTTTCATTCCAATCCGCGAATGGGATCAGAAGTCGTAACGCAGACCTACGGTAAAGCCAGAGGCT
Above is a genomic segment from Pseudomonas argentinensis containing:
- a CDS encoding TetR/AcrR family transcriptional regulator yields the protein MPRPVAEEKLLKALAVAMVEHPRGTFKEIAQAAGVSKATLNRYCGTRDNLIEMLFDYGSEVMNQVIAEADLQHAPVPEALQRLVDGHLVHRDLLVFLMFQWRPDSLHECGEQARWLPYTNALDQYFLRGQQEGAFRIDIGAPVLTELFASLLFGLVDGERRGRVARASMGPSLQTFFMQGAAT
- a CDS encoding SDR family oxidoreductase — its product is MPVEKVAIITAAGSGMGAAAARRLATDGFKVAILSSSGKGEALAEELGGFGVTGSNQSSEDLGRLVEGTLARWGRIDLLVNSAGHGPRAPILDISDEDWHRGLDTYLLNVIRPTRLVTPVMQGQKSGVIINISSAWTFEPSELFPTSAVFRAGLASFTKIFADTHARDNIRMNNVLPGWIDSLPATEARRASVPLQRYGSSEEVAATIAFLASEGAAYITAQNIRVDGGVTRAV
- the gcvA gene encoding transcriptional regulator GcvA, which gives rise to MSEEFGHLPSLNALRVFEVVARHLNFRLAADELGVTQSAVAQQVRALEADLSVKLFERQARGLALTESGRGYSQSVRRAFEQIADATRALRPAPSYLTISVTPTFASKWLIPRLPDFSARYPDVDLKILASERLSSFHNDGVDMAVRYGCPPFGPGLHAELLLEQAIVAVVSPGLLERLGAPGDLQTLARYPLLHDAHNLWPRFLDLLFPDALQASARSVRFNQTSLAIEAAVAGQGIALANRFFVTRDIQAGRLINPFDATLRDDRGFYLLGPRRVRQQAPFAVVRDWLLAQTHDDLR
- a CDS encoding NAD(P)H-quinone oxidoreductase, coding for MKALQGVEGQVEWVDRPTLACDVGEVRIRVAAAGLNRADLLQRAGNYPPPPGASDTLGLECAGIVSEVGPGCDDWQVGDRVCALLAGGGVAEEVVVDARHVLPVPEGLSLHEAAGLPEVYATAWLNLFQLACLKPGEKVLLHAGASGVGSAAIQLCKAFGSSCWVTVGSQERLAYCESLGANGGAIRDKDGLKVPDDFGPFEVILDPVGANYAALNLKLLARDGRWVNIGLMGGRKAEIDMAQVLGKRIQLIGSTLRNRDELFKAELLRDLRQHVWPLFSEGRLKPQLARTFPIAEAHEAYATLEGNQVNGKLVLVIDDSLS
- a CDS encoding bifunctional diguanylate cyclase/phosphodiesterase produces the protein MTVTEQLSSLGQILAHGDLHSLFQPIVSVAERRILGYEALTRGPSNSPLHSPLTLFAAARQTGLLSELELACRKSACRRFSEQQLDGLLFLNVSPDSLLDANHQPGRTLQLLQTYGIAPSRVVIELTEQSPTDDFYLLDTALHHYRDMGFSIALDDLGAGYSSLRLWSELRPDYVKIDRHFIDGIHRDAVKREFVGSILQMAKASRSKVIAEGIELEEELAVLCEMGVDLLQGYLLCRPQEAPPTDARKMLPAVGQAPTPLGEEGTDLTALLNEQLAVCVSTPTADVLEAFRAQANLNSLAVLDDEQRPVGIVHRHSLSDVLLKPFATELYARKPISRLMSNDFLAVEITQSLQQVSRLLTSRARQRMEEDFVITVDGCYQGLGRVIDVLKLITELKIQQARYANPLTLLPGNVPIQQCLARLLQQNREAAVCYVDVDSFKPFNDLYGYAKGDEVLLCLAHCLNERIDPSRDFVGHIGGDDFLLVFGSRDWRARLNQLLEDFQAQCRRFYLEEHLDAGCFISHNRQGQREEFPLLSLSLGVVHLHPQHCPQLDASELAGLASEAKRQAKAIPGYSLHVIDTHTLQERPPQASAG
- a CDS encoding MexC family multidrug efflux RND transporter periplasmic adaptor subunit; amino-acid sequence: MSRIRTRHVVSAITLAIVIGLAGCDKGEQGWGEAPPREVDVLTIKTEPFTVVAELPGRIEPVRVAEVRARVAGIVLKRTFEEGADVKAGDLLFQIDPAPFKAALSRAEGELARADAQLFQAQATLKRYEPLVKINAVSQQDFDVARATLRSAQADKRSAQANVETAKLDLGYAQVRAPIAGRIGRAQVTEGALVGQGETTLLARIQQLDPVYADFSQPAADALRLRAAIADGKVSGDGDKTLSLRVDGTDIQSQGTLLFTDISVDRSTGQIALRGRFDNPQGVLLPGMYVRVSTPQGLDQDAILVPQRAVQRAADGKASVMLLGADDTVEARPVTTGAMQGGRWQITDGLKAGDQVITSSLSAIRPGAKVVPRRPGADAQTDTPSQAQ
- a CDS encoding helix-turn-helix domain-containing protein gives rise to the protein MNVQVIERDGEPEYAVVPWADYQALLQAAGQSAVTPAAQAEVDAPKALTELSALREAKGLSRDELARAVGISPHYLGMIESGERQPDAAILRALAWVLGISGWQA
- a CDS encoding carboxy terminal-processing peptidase, with protein sequence MRYQLSPRRISMKRSFISATLALVLGLGALPLAAKTTQADSWEYLQPDRDQVIASLNVVELLQRHHYSKPPLDDARSEKIYQGYLKMLDPARSYFTAADIAEFDRWKDKFDDLLKKGDLEPGFHIYKRHLERQQDRLNYVQGLLAKGVDKIDFTVDESLLVDREKAPWARDVAELDDLWRKRLKDEVLRLKLAGKEPKAIQELLTKRYKAQQARLQQTRSEDVFQAYINAFAMTYDPHTNYLSPDSAENFDINMSLSLEGIGAVLQSDNEHVKVVRLVPAGPAEKSKQISPADKIVGVGQGDDEIVDVIGWRLDEVVKLIRGPKGSRVRLEVIPASNAPNDMTSRVVSITREAVKLEEQAAKKSVLEVDQGGRAYKLGVIEIPAFYLDFKAFRAGDPDYKSTTRDVKKLITELQAEKVEGIVIDLRNNGGGSLQEATELTGLFIDKGPTVLVRNSDGRVDVLADEQDGAFYKGPMAVLVNRLSASASEIFAGAMQDYHRALILGGQTFGKGTVQTIQPLNHGELKLTLAKFYRVSGQSTQHRGVVPDIAYPDVMDNKEIGESALPEAMPWDSIRPAIKPELDPIKPFLTELKNRYDARTADNPDFNFARERLALSRELMAEKTVSLNEAKRRAQQADIEKRQLAIENARRSAKGEEPLKELKKEDEDDVLAQAEEDKKTKPEDDAYLTETGHILIDYLKLNTRLAKQ